From one Culex quinquefasciatus strain JHB chromosome 3, VPISU_Cqui_1.0_pri_paternal, whole genome shotgun sequence genomic stretch:
- the LOC6039748 gene encoding dnaJ homolog subfamily B member 14 yields MEVNKDEAQRCIDIALFAFKAGNLDKARKFVDKSKRLFPMKAADDLQRLIQSASSGPSSARQEDNAGPRRRPTANKENEKPQEPKLNIDYTQEQLDVVKRLKKCKDYYEVLGVTKEATDSEIKKAYKKLALQLHPDKNKAPGSVEAFKALGNAVATLTDAQKRKDYDLYGNQESTGGHHRPGYAGGAGHNHHYEYSFGRGFESDINPNDLFNMFFGGGFPPQQHQRGRARWQSQESNSGSQPSLIFGLVLCFIVVSMLSTFFASDPLYSLQQTPKYAVERRTLNFKIPYYVKENFVTEYQGSLSRLEHSVEEEYILYMKRSCYNERNYRDAMMARAKSFGSRTQINQAQQLKMPSCDALYKLGVGRVNY; encoded by the exons ATGGAGGTCAACAAGGATGAAGCGCAGCGGTGCATCGACATCGCGTTGTTTGCCTTCAAGGCGGGCAATCTGGACAAGGCCCGCAAGTTTGTGGATAAATCGAAGCGATTGTTCCCGATGAAGGCGGCCGACGATCTGCAGCGATTGATTCAAAGTGCTTCGAGCGGTCCTTCGTCGGCGCGTCAAGAAGACAACGCTGGTCCGCGCAGACGACCCACGGCCAACAAGGAGAACGAGAAACCTCAAGAACCGAAGCTGAACATTGATTACACCCAGGAACAGCTGGACGTGGTGAAGCGGCTCAAAAAGTGCAAGGATTACTACGAAGTTCTGGGAGTCACCAAAGAAGCTACGGATTCTGAAATCAAGAAAGCCTACAAAAAGCTAGCCCTTCAGCTTCATCCGGACAAAAACAAGGCCCCGGGATCAGTGGAAGCGTTCAAGGCGCTGGGTAACGCGGTAGCCACCCTCACCGACGCCCAAAAACGAAAGGATTACGATCTGTACGGCAATCAGGAAAGCACCGGTGGCCACCACCGCCCGGGATACGCGGGTGGGGCGGGGCACAACCATCACTACGAGTACAGCTTTGGGCGGGGCTTCGAGTCGGACATCAATCCGAATGATTTGTTCAACATGTTCTTTGGGGGTGGATTTCCGCCCCAGCAGCACCAGCGGGGAAGGGCGCGCTGGCAGTCGCAGGAGTCGAACTCGGGCAGCCAACCAAGCTTGATCTTCGGGCTGGTGTTGTGCTTCATCGTTGTGTCGATGCTGTCGACGTTCTTCGCGTCCGATCCGCTGTACAGCCTGCAGCAAACGCC CAAATACGCGGTCGAGCGGCGCACGCTCAACTTCAAGATTCCGTACTACGTGAAGGAGAACTTTGTCACCGAGTACCAGGGCTCGCTGAGCCGGCTCGAGCACTCGGTCGAGGAGGAGTACATCCTGTACATGAAGCGGTCCTGCTACAACGAGCGCAACTACCGGGACGCCATGATGGCCCGAGCCAAGAGCTTCGGCAGCCGGACCCAGATCAACCAGGCCCAGCAGCTGAAGATGCCGTCGTGCGACGCCCTGTACAAGCTGGGCGTCGGCCGGGTCAACTACTAG